CCGGTGCCGAAATCGTCCATCGCGGTGCTGACGCCGAGCGCGCGCAGGCGATGCAGGATCGCCAGCGTGGCCTCGTCGTCCTGGAGCAGCACCGATTCGGTGATCTCGAGCTCGAGCCGCCGGGGCGGCAGGCCGCTCGCCGCGAGCGCCCCCGCCACCTCCTCGACGAGGGCGTCGCCGACGAACTGCGCCGGCGAGAGGTTCACCGCGACCGTGATCCCGTCCGGCCAGGCGGCGGCGTCGGCGCAGGCCCGGCCGAGCGCCCAGGCGCCGAGCTGGCGGATCTGCCCGGTCGCCTCGGCGATCGGGATGAACTCGGCCGGGCTGACGAAGCCCTCGCGCGGGTGGCGCCAGCGCAGCAGCGCCTCGTAGGCCCGCACCCCCGCGCCGTCGGCGGCGACGATCGGCTGGTAGTGCAGCTCGAGCTGCCCCGCCGCGAGGGCGCCGCGCAGGTCGGCGCCGAGCTGCCGGCGCCGCTGCAGGTCGGCGTCCATCGCCGGGTCGAAGAGGCACCAGCCGTTCCGCCCCGAGGCCTTGGCCTGGTAGAGCGCGACGTCGGCCCGGCGCAGGAGCTCCGCGGTCGTGGCGTCGGGGCCGTCCGTCGTCGCGAGCCCGACCGAGGTGCCGATGCCGACCTCGTGACCCTGGACCTCGAACGGCAGCCGCAGGAGCCGCACGACGTGCTCGGCGAGCGCGGCGACGCCGGCCGGATGCGCGGGGGCGCAGCGCATGATCGCGAACTCGTCGCCGCCGAGCCGCCCGACGAGGGCGGTGGTGCCGACCGCCTCCCGCAGGCGCCGCGCCACGAGGCGCAGCAACTCGTCGCCGACCGGGTGGCCGTAGGTGTCGTTGACGTCCTTGAAGCCGTCGAGGTCGAGGCAGAGCACGCTCACCGCCTCGTCGCCCTCGCGCCCCGCCAGCGCCGCGTCGAGGCGCTCCTGGAGCTGGGCGCGGTTCGGCAGGCCGGTCAGGCCGTCATGGCCGGCCATGTGGGCGATGCGCGCCTCGCTGCGGCGGCGCTCGGTCACGTCCTCGTGGGTGCAGATCCAGCCGCCGCCCGGGATCGGCACGTGCACCACCGCGATGGCGCGTCCGTCGGCGAGGTCGCAGGTGAAGCTCGCCGGGGCGCGCCCGGCGGCGATGCGGGTGCAGGCCGCCACCAGCATGTCCGCCCGGGTCCCGTCCGCGCCCAGATGGGCGAGCAGCGCGGCGACCGGGGTGCCCCGGCGGCGCAGGGGATCCGGCACCGCGTGCATCTGCGCGTAGCGCGCGTTCATCACGATCAGCCGGTCGTCGCCGTCGAACAGGCACAGGCCCTGGGTCATGTGGTCGAGGGCGGTGCCGAACTGGGCGTGCTGGGCGCTCAGTTCCCGCTCGCCCCGCTCCCGCGCCTCGGCCGCGGCCCGGGCGGCCTCGGCCTCGGCGAGCCGGGCCAGGGCCCGGGCCTGGCGCAGGGCGAGGAGGACCAGCCCGGCGAGGCCGAGATCGAGGAGCAGCGCGGCCGCGCCGATGAGCCACGCCTGCTGGCGCCAGGCGGCGAGGCTCGCCTCGGCGGTGCGGCTGACGCTGACGATCAGGGGATAGCGCGCGAGCGCCCGGGTGCCGACGATCCGGTCGTACCCGTCGATCGGGCTGACGGTCCGGATCACCCCGCCGGCCGGCTGGGTGAGGGCGATCCGCAGGGCCGCGGCGCTCGCGAAGGCCTGCCCGACGCTGCCGTCGCGCCGGGGATGGCGGACGAGGAGCGTGCCGTCGTCCCGGAAGATCGAGACCACGTAGTCGGGGGCCGGCGCGATCGCCGCGTAGAGCCGCTCGAAGTAGCCGAGCTCGACCGCGCCGAGCACCAGGCCCAGGAAGGCGCCGTCCGGCGCGCGCACCTTGCGGGCGATGTAGATCGTCCAGGCGCCGTCGCCGCGGTTCCGCACCGGCTGGCCGATGTAGCGCTCGAGGGCGGCATCGGCCGCCAGGGCCTTGAAGTAGTCCCGGTCGGCGATGTTGACCGTCGGGATCGGCCAGTAGCGGCTGAAGTTCAGGAGGGCGCCGTTCCGGTCGATCACCGTGACGGCGTTCAGCTGCGGCAGGGCGGCGATCCGCGTCTTCAGCGCCTCGTGCAGCGCGGGCCTGCCGGCGAGCGCGGCGTAATCCGCCTCGCGGGCGATCCCGGCGCTGCGGAACTCGCCGATCACCGTGTCCTGGACCAGCTCGATCGCCTGCAGCGCCCGGTCGGCCTGGTCGGCGAGCACGGTCGACAGCCCGACGAGGCCGCGCTCGATCTCCGCGACCGCGTGGGCGTGCAGGCCGTGCACGAGCAGCCCGGCGCCGATCGCGATCGACGCCGCCAGGAGGCCGGCGGACACGGCGATCGCCCGGAAGGAGCGGCCGCGCGGGGGCGCGCACGGCTGGGAGATCTTGGTCGTCGGGCTCACAGCTCTCGTCTGGTCGATGCGAACACGGAATTCGACCGTACCTGCGCCACGAGGCTTAAGAAGCGATGAACTCGCCGGCCCGTCCGCCGCTTCTCGCGAGCATGTCCCCAATATAGGGGCCGGCGCCGATGTCGAGGGTTGCGGAAACTCTACCGGACCGCTCGCCCCGGACGGCGCAGGCACGGAGTCGTCGGATGGTTTGATGCGGGCGAATACAGTGCGGTGGGGTCTCACGCCGCGGTTTCATCGGCGCCGAGGGCGGCGCATGCCAGACCTCGGTCCCGCTCCCGGAAGACTCGGGCCGGCCGGGTTACACGCCCGCCGCGCTGGATCCGCGATCGCCGATGTCCGGGCGCCCGAGGGAAACCTTCCGAGGCCCGGCATTGCTGACGATCGTCTTGGGCGCGATCGATTACGCCACGATCAGCGCGGCGGGCCCGCCACGAGGAGCGGCGGCAGCGGCTCACAACCCTCCGTCGCGCAGCCGGTACCAGGCGACCACCGCCGAGGCGTAGAGGCGGTGCAGCCCGTGCAGCGGCAGCGGGGTGATCGGGGTCGGCGCGATCGGCAGCGCGTCGGCGTCGCCGTCCGCCAGGTAGGCGGCGATCGCCTGGCCCATCCGGGTCTGGAGGCCGACGCCGCGGCCCTGGCAGCCGATGTCGATGAGGAGGCCGGGCTCGGGCGCGTGCAGGTGGGGCAGGTAGTCCCGGGTGACCGCGACCCGCCCGCACCAGCGATGGTCGAAGCCGATGCCGGCGAGCTGCGGAAACAGCTTCGGGACGATCCGCTCCAGGTGCGCCCAGTCCGCCGCCCCCTTCGGCTCCCGGAACGGCCCGCGCCCGCCGAGCAGCAGCCGGCCGGTATGGTCGAGGCGGAAATAGAGCAGGAGCTTGCGGGTGTCGGAGGAGACCTGGCCCTCCGGCAGGACGCTGCGGCGCAGGTTGTCGGAGAGCGGCGTCGTGGCGACCTGGAAGGAGTTGGCGGCGATGATGGTCTGCCGCAGCTTCGGCCACAGGTCGCCCGAGTAGCCGTTGGTGCACAGCACCACCCGTTCGGTCGTCAGGGCCGGGCCGGCGGCGGTCCGCACCGTCCAGGTCTCGCCCTGCGTGGTGTTCCCTTGCCGCGACAGGCCGGTCACCGGGCTGTCGGTGTGGATCTGGGCGCCGGCCGCGAGCGCGGCCCGCGCGAGGCCGCGGGCGTAGGAGAGCGGCTGCACCGCGCCGCCGCGCCCGTCGAGCCAGCCGCCGAGATAGCGCTCGGAGCCGATCAGCCGTCCGGCCTCGGCCTTGTCGAGGAGCCTGGTCGGGGCGCCGCGCTTCGCCCATTGCTCCGCCCGGCGCTCGGCCTGGACCAGCCCCTCGGCGGTGTGGGCGCCCTGGATCCAGCCGGTGCGGGTGTGGGGCACGTCCATGCGGTGCCTGCCGATGAGGTCGAACACCGCGTCGGCGGTGCCGGCCCCGAAGGCGGCGAGGCGCTCGCCGCGCTCCGGCCCGAACATCCGCACGAGCTCGTCGGGATCGTGCTTGAGGCCCGGGATCACCTGGCCGCCGTTGCGGCCCGAGCCGCCGAAGCCGATCTCGCGCGCCTCGAGCAGCACCGGCTTCAGGCCTCGTTCCGCGAGGTGGAGCGCCGTCGACAGGCCGCAGAAGCCGCCGCCGATCACCACCACGTCGGCCCGGCCGGATTCGGTCAGCGGCGCGGTCGCCGGCGGGGCCGAGGCGGTCGTCGCCCAGAGGGCGGGCCCGAGGGGGAAGGGTTCGGTCATCCGGTACGCCTCGTCACAACGGGTTCAGCACGCGCCGCAGGAAGTCCTGGGTGCGGGGCTGCTGGGGCCGGCCCAGCACCTCGCGGGCGGGGCCCTCCTCGACGATCACGCCGCCGTCGAGGAACAGCACCCGGTCGGCGACCTCGCGGGCAAAGCTCATCTCGTGGGTGACGACCACCATGGTCATCCCCTCCTCGGCGAGGCCTCGCATCGTGCCCAGCACCTCGCCGACGAGCTCCGGGTCGAGGGCCGAGGTCGGCTCGTCGAACAGGATCGCGTCGGGGCGCATGGCGAGCGCCCGGGCGATGGCGACCCGCTGCTGCTGGCCGCCGGAGAGTTTCGGCGGATACGCCTCCTCCTTGCCGGACAGGCCGACCCGGACGAGCAGCGCCCGGCCGCGCTCGGTCGCCTCCCGGCGGTCCTCGCCCTTCACGTAGATCGGCCCCTCGATGACGTTCTCGAGCGCCGTACGGTGCGGGAACAGGTTGAAGCGCTGGAACACCATCGAGACCTGGACCCGGACGGCGCGGATCGAGCGGTCGGACCGGTCGACCTTGCGGCCATTCACGGTGATCGTGCCGGAATCGTAGGATTCGAGCCCGTTGATGCAACGCAAGACCGTCGACTTGCCCGAGCCCGACGGCCCGATGATGCAGACCACCTCGCCCTTCGAGACCCGGGCGGTGATGCCCTTGAGGACCGGCAGCGCGCCGTAGGACTTGCGGACGTCGGTGAGCGCGATCATCGCCGGCCGGCCTGCTTCTCGAAGTGGCGCACGATCAGGATCAGCGGCAGGCTCAGGGTGAGGTACATCAGCGCCACCAGCGTGAACACGCTGGTGTTCTTGAACGTCGCCGAGGCGATGAGCTTGCCCTGGAGCGCCAGCTCGGCCACCGTGATGGTCGAGGCCTGCGACGAATCCTTCAGCATCATGATCATCACGTTGCCGAAGGGCGGCAGCGCGGTGCGGAAGGCCTGCGGCAGCAGCACCCGCCGCATGGTCAGCCCCCAGCCCATGCCGATGGTCTGCGCCGCCTCGACCTGACCCTTGTCGATCGCCTCGATGGCGGCGCGGAAATTCTCGGCCTGGTAGGCCGAGTAGGCGAGGCCCAAGCCCAGCACGCCCGCCTGCACCGCCGAGAGCGACAGGCCGTAATCCGGCAGCACGAAGTAGATGTAGAACAGCTGCACGATGATCGGGATGCCCCGGATCACGTTGACGAAGGTCGCGGCGAAGAACGACAGGGCGCGTACCCCCGAGACCCGCATCATCGCCCAGACGAGGCCGAGCGCCGTCGAGACCACGAGCGAGCCCGCCGTGATCAGGATCGTCAGCCACACGCCCTGGAGCAGGATGGGGACGAACTCGCGGGCGTCGGCGAGAAAGCTGTCCATGGCAGGCCGCGTCCGATCAGGACGGATTCACCGACGGCTGCAGGCCCCACTTCTCCAGGATACGCGCGAGCTCGCCGTTCTCCTTGATCTTGGAGAGCCCCGCATTGATCTTGGCGAGCAAAGCCGCGTCGTCCTTGCGCACGCCGATGCCGACCGAGCCGACGACCACCGGCTTGTACGAGCCGACGAGGTGGGCGTTGGGGAAGTTGCCGCTCTTGAGGTTGTAGGCGATGATCGGCGCGTCGGCGAAGACCGCCTTGACCCGGCCGGCATTCACGTCCCGCAGCATGTCCGGGAAGGTGTCGTAGACCTTCACGTCGGAGAACTGGCCCGACTTCTTCAGCGCGTCGACGAAGGCGGTGCCGACCTGGGCGCCGACCGTCTCGCCCTTCAGGTCGGCGAAGGCGGTGTAGGCCTTGGTGTCGGCCTTCGGGACCACCAGCCCCTCGCCGTAGGTGTAGACCGGCGCGGAGAACGCGATCACCTCCTGGCGCGGGGGCGTGATGAACATCGCGGCCGAGATCGCGTCGATCTTCTTGGCGGTGAGCGCCGCGATCAGGGTCGAGAACTGGAACGGCTCGATCTGCACCGAGAATCCGGCCTGCTTGCCGATCGCCGAGATCACGTCCACCATCACGCCCTGGATGGTGTTGGTCTTGGTGTCGAGGAAGGTGAAGGGCACGCCCGTCGGCGTCGAGCCGACCCGGACTGTCTCCTGCGCCAGGGCGGGCCGGGCGAGGGCGGTGCCCGCGAGCAGCATCAGCGCCGCGCCCGCCGCCTGAATCAGACGCCTCGTCATCCCGCTCCCCTCCCGACGATGGACGGCTCTTCACGCCGCCTCGAATTTCATTGACATGAACATCAGGCCATATTTCGCTGCCTCACGCAATCCGATTTCATGCACATGAAACAGGCGGCAGACGGACCACGAAACGGGCAGGAGGCGGCCGACCCGGCGACGCGCTTGGCGACCGGCCTCGCCGCCGACTTCGCCGCCGATCTGGCGGTCGGGCAGCGGCTGCGCGGCTTGCGGCGCGAGCGCGGCCTGTCGCTGAAGGCGGTGGCGGGCTCGACCGGGCTGTCGATCGGCTATCTCAGCCAGGTCGAGCGCGGCCTGTCCTCGCCGTCCCTGCGGGTGCTGACCCGGGTCGCCGACCTCCTCGGGGTCGGCCTCGGGGCCCTGTTCGGCGATGTGGAGGGATCGCCGGCCGACGGGATCGTCACGCGGGCCGACGCGCGGGCGGCGCTCACCCTCTGGCGCGCCGGCATCACCAAGCAGCTTCTGACGCAGGGCGACGGGACCCTGAGCCTGTTCCTGATGCAGCTCGCGCCCCTCGCCGGCACCGGCGACCAGCCCCTGATCCACGACGGCGAGGAGGCCGGGCTGGTGATGGAGGGCGCCCTCGTCCTCACGGTCGAGGGCAGCACGGCCGAGCTCGGCCGCGGCGACAGCTTCCGCTTCGCCAGCCGGCGCCCGCACCGCTACCGCAACCCGTCCACCGACCGGCCGGCCGTGGTCCTGTGGGTCAACGCCGTCCCGCGACGCTGAAGCACTAACAGGAAAATCGTCTCAAACTCGCGGCCGCGCCGCCGATCTTCACGATGCGTGAAGCCTACCCGGGGAGGGTACAGGTCGACGGAGCCGGAGCCGAATCATGACGAGGCAGAGCGGGTGCGGGCAGTGCAGGAGCGGCGAGCCGCTGCCCTTCGCCTTCACGATGGCGTTCCACCCGATCGTCGATCTCGCGACCGGCGGCGTCTGGGGCTACGAGGCGCTGGTGCGCGGCACAGAGGGGCAGGGCGCGGGCTTCATCCTCGGCCAGGTCAACGACGACAACCGCTACCGCTTCGACCAGGCCTGCCGCACCAAGGCGATCGAGCTCGCCGGCGGGCTGTTCCCGGCCGGCGACGTGCGGCTGTCGATCAACTTCCTGCCGAACGCGGTCTACGAGCCGGCGGCCTGCATCCGCGCCACCCTCGAGGCGGCGCGGCGCATCGGCTTCTCCCACCAGCGGATCATGTTCGAGTTCACCGAGAACGAGCGCATGACCGACGTCGCGCACGTCCAGCGCATCATCACCGATTACCGCCAGCGCGGCTTCCTCACGGCGCTGGACGATTTCGGCGCCGGCTACGCGGGCCTGGGCCTCCTGGCGCGCTTCCAGCCCGACCTGATCAAGCTCGACATGGAGCTCATCCGCGGCATCGCCGACTCGCCGGCCCGTCGGGCGATCGTCTCGGGGGTGATCGGCATCGCCCGGGCGCTCGGCATCGCGGTGATCGCGGAGGGGATCGAGACCGCCGACGAGCTCGCCGCGCTACGCGAGGCCGGCATCACCCTGTTCCAGGGCTACCTGTTCGCCCGGCCGGCGGTGGCGGCACTGCCGGAGCTGAACCTGCCGGAGATGCGGCGGGCGGCGTGACGCGGGGGCCGGGGGCCGCTCCCGCCTTCCCCGTCGCTCCGGGGGGCGCGAGGCGGAACCCGGAATTCGGGTGCGCCGTGGGCGAACCAGGCTGATCGCCTCCCGCTCCATTCCCGTCGACCTGATCGTCCGGCTTGCGGACTTCGCTTTCGTCGCCACGGCACGACGAGGCAAACTGGAACTCCGAGCACATCGATCCACGCTCGCCGGGACGATACGCCGAGGCCGGAGCAATCTTCCGATCGCCGAACCCCGACACGCGGCGTGCGTCGTCCGGACTCGGACAGACCATTCTCTCCCAGCGTCCTGGCCGCAAACCTGCCGCAGACGAGCGCTTTTCCGTCGCCGCCCCGTCCCGTCCTGCGCCACGTTCGGCTGGAATCGCGCGAGGACGCTACGTCCGCTTTGACGCGTGTCCCGCTTCGGTCTAAAGCTGCTTCGAGGTATCCGAAGCAAGAGTTGTGCCGATCTCGGCCCGAACCGGGACGGCGCAGGGCGGGGCTGGCTGATGGGTTTGCTGCAACGGCTCGAGATGCGCCAGGGCCAGGCCCTGGTGATGACGCCGCAACTCCTGCAGGCGATCAAGCTTCTGCAGCTCTCCCACCTCGACCTCGCGACCTACGTCGATGCCGAGCTGGAGCGCAACCCGCTGCTGGAGCGGGCCGAGGTCGAGGCGGCCGAGCCGGGCGAGGCGCGGAGCGAATCCTTCGAGGCCGCCGATGCGTCCCGGGACGGGGGCGACGGCGACGGCTTCGACGGGGAGGCCTCGGCCGAGCCGTGGCTCTCCCACGACCTCAACCCGAGCCGCAGCGAGATCGAGGGCGATCTCGGCACCCGCCTCGACAACGTCTTTCCCGACGACGGTCCGGTGGGCCGCGAGGCGCCGGCGGCGGGGGGCGAGGGCCTGTCACTCACGCCCGCCCCCTGGAGCGGCACCGGCGGCAGCTTCGACGGCGAGGCGCCGGATTTCGAGGCGACGCTGACCAGCGAATCCTCGCTGCACGAGCACCTCTCGGCCCAGCTCGAGCTGGCCACCCGCGACCCCGTCGAGCGCCTGGTCGGCGGCTTCCTGGTCGATGCCGTCGACGAGGCCGGCTACCTGCGCGAGGATCTCGCGGCCCTCGCCGAGCGGCTCGGCGTCGGCCTGTCCGTCGTCGAGCGGGTGCTGGGCATCGTGCAGGGCTTCGACCCGTCCGGCGTCGGCGCCCGCGACCTCGCCGAGTGCCTGGCGATCCAGCTGCGCGAGCTCGACCGGTTCGATCCGGCGATGCAGGCGCTGGTCTCGCGCCTCGACCTCGTCGCCAAGCGCGACTTCGCGGGGTTGCGCCGCCTGTGCGGGGTCGACGAGGAGGACCTCGCCGACATGCTGTCCGAGCTGCGCCGCCTCGACCCCAAGCCCGGCCGCGCCTTCGGCGCCGGCCCGGTCGAGGTGCTGGTGCCCGACGTGTTCGTGCGCCCGGCACCGGACGGCTCGTGGCTCGTGGAGCTCAACAGCGAGGCCCTGCCCCGGGTGCTGGTCAACCAGAGCTACTACGCCACCGTCTCCCGCGGGGCGAAGACCGATACCGACAAGGCCTTCCTGTCGGAATGCCTGCAGACCGCCAACTGGCTCACACGCAGCCTGGAGCAGCGCGCCCGCACCATCCTGAAGGTGGCGAGCGAGATCGTGCGCCAGCAGGACGGCTTCTTCGTCAACGGCGTCGCCCACCTGCGGCCGCTCAACCTGAAGACCGTCGCCGACGCGATCGGCATGCACGAATCCACCGTCTCGCGGGTGACCTCGAACAAGTCGATCGGCACCAGCCGCGGCACCTTCGAGATGAAGTACTTCTTCACCGCGGCGATCCCCGGGGCGGCCGGCGCCGCGGCCCATTCCTCGGAGGCCGTGCGCTACCGGATCAAGCAGCTCATCGACGCCGAGGCCGACGACGTCCTGTCGGACGACGCCCTGGTGCAGCGCCTGCGCGGCGAGGGCGTCGACATCGCCCGCCGCACCGTGGCGAAGTACCGGGAATCCCTGCGCATCCCCTCCTCGATCGAGCGCCGGCGCGAGCGGGCGGCGATGCCGGCGCGCTGACCGCGCCTCCGTCACCGATGCCGGCGCGCTGACCGCGCCTCTGCCCCAAAGGCGCCCGCCGCAACCGAGCCGGCTTCGTTGACTTCGCCTTCGGTCATTCCTAGCTCTTGAGGGCTGGCCCCTAGCGCCGGAGACGTCCCCGGGGCGCGGGCCGACGAACGACGAGACCGGAGGGAGCCGATGGCAGCGTTGCGCGTGTCAGGTCGTGGCGTGGATTTGGGAGAGGCGCTGAGGACGCGGGTGGAGGAGCGGATCTCCGCGGCCCTCGCCAAGTACTTCGACGGCGCCTATAACGGCCACGTGACGGTCGCGCGGGACGGCGGCGCCTATCGCACCGACTGCGTGCTGCACCTACCCTCCGGCATCACCCTCGAGGCGTCGGGCACCGCCCACGACGCGAATGCGAGCTTCGACCAGACCGCCGATCGGATCGAGAAGCGCCTGCGCCGCTACAAGCACCGCCTCAAGGCCCATCCGAACGGCCACGCCAAGGACGCCGCCGTGATCGACGGGCTCGCGCCCGTGGACACCGCCGTGATGGAGGCGGCCTACTCGGTGATGGAATCGCCCGAGGAGGATACCGGCGAGCACCCCCCGATCATCGCCGAGAGCACCCGCACCCTGCACCGGCGCACGGTGAGCGAGGCGGTGGTGGAGCTCGATCTCACCGGCGTCCCCGTCCTCGTCTTCGTTCACGCTGGCACCGAGCGGGTCAACGTCGTATATCGTCGGGGCGACGGCGCGATCGGCTGGATCGATCCGCCGGAACGCGGCACTCCGTGAGCGGGCTCGTCCCCTCTCCCGGAAGGCCTCCGGTCCTGGAACAAGAGCGGGGCGCGCCAGCGCGCTCCCCGCCGATGAGGCAGCGGTCTCGATGCCATTGCTGGAATTCCTGAAGCCGGAGGCGGTCCTCCCGGCGCTGCGCGCGCAGGGGAAGAAGCAGGTTCTGCAGGAGCTGGCCGCCCAGGCGGCCCGCCACCTGCCGGGCCTGGACGAGCGCGAGATCTTCGAGACGCTGCTGCAGCGCGAGCGCCTGGGCTCCACCGGCATCGGCGAGGGCGTGGCGATCCCGCACGGCAAGCTGCCGGGGCTCGACACGCTGTTCGGCCTGATGGCGCGCCTCGAGCGCCCGGTCGATTTCGAAGCGCTCGACGGCCAGCCGGTCGACATCGCCTTCCTGCTGCTCGCCCCCGAGGGCGCCGGCGCCGACCACCTGAAGGCGCTCGCCCGGGTCGCCCGGGTGCTGCGCGAGCCCGGCATCATCGACCGCATCCGCGCCGCCCGCGACGCCGACGCGCTCTACGCCCTCCTGACCCAATCCCCCGCCCAAGCGGCATGACAATCCTGGCGTAGCAATCCTGGCGTGACCATTCCGGCGTGACGATGCGGATCTCACTACTCGCCGCGGCCCTCCTCGCCGCGGCCGCCCCGGCGCGTGCCGTCGACGGCACCTGCGCCCGCGACCTCCTGGTGGCGCAATCCTCGCAGAAGACCGCGATCGAGCGCCTGGAAATGCTCGGCGACAGCGATGCCGACCGCTGCCGCGGCTGGCGCCAGCACGTCGACACGATGCGTCGCGCCGCGACCGTCTACGGCCGCTGCCTGTCGGGCGGCGAGCGCAACGAGCGCCTGGCCCAGGTCCAGGGCTCGGAGAAGGAATTCTCGGAGCTGCTGCGGAGCCGCTGCAAGGGGCGGTGAGGGCTCCCGCCGACGCGCGAGGCGATCAGGGCCTCACCGCACCAGCGGCTCGGCCACCATCTTGACCGGGTGGCCGCGGCTGACCAGCACCGCGGCGCTCGAATGCTCGGGGTCGGTCTCGAACCGGGTGCGGACCCAGGCGACCAGGAACTTCGCGTATTCCGAGGCGAGCAGCCGCGCCGAGGCCGGGTGGCGCCACCACTGGTCGGGGTCGATCCCCTCCGGCACGACCGGGTGCGGGATCACCCGGTGTCCGTCGGCGAGCGCGTGGTCGAGTTCCACCAGCGTGCGCGGCATGTGGTAGTTCGAGGTCACCACCGCGACGCTGCGGAACCCGTTCTCGCGCATCCAGCGCCGGATCTCGATGGCGTTGCCGATGGTGTTGCGGGCCCGGTAGTCGAGATCGACGCAGCAGGCGATCAGGTGCTGCTGGCCCGGGTTCAGCCGGGCGATCTCCTCGCGGCTGGTGCGCTCGTTGACCCCGGTGATCAGCAGGCGCCGCCCGTAGCCGCCGGCCAGCAGGTCCATCGCGTCCTCGATGCGCTGCGCCCCGCCGGTGAGCGCCACGATGCCGTCGGAGGGGCCGAGCGGCATCCGCTCCGACCGGGCGAGGCCCGACACGAAGGCGAGGAAGCCGAGGCCGAGGACGAGGCCGGCGACGAGGCCCGTCCCGGCCAGCGCGACGGCCAGGCGGCGGCGCAGGCTCCAGGGGGCCGAAGGCTCGGGCACCGGAAACCGGGGAGCTGGAGACTTGAGAGCTGGAGACTTGGAATCCGGAGACTTGGGATCCGGAGACTTGGGGGAACGGGATCCGAGGGCCGGGGATTGGGGCGGGTGCAGCCCGTCGGGGCCCTCGCCCGACCAGGACCATCCCACCACGTCGCCGGTTCGCGTCTTCATTCGGCGGTGCATCCGCGAGGCCATCTCACCTTTTGTCGAGCATAGTGCCGATTGCGGCGCCCGAGAGGCAACAGCGTGAGGCGCCGAATCGTTCACGCCCCTTGCCCGCCCCTGTGAAGAGCGGGCAACGGCCGAAGGCACGGGCGATGCTGGCACTCGAACCTGGCGTCAGGCTGGCGTCAGTCGAGGAAGCGCCGCACGGTGAGCCGCGAGACGAAGGCGGTCACGACCGAGGCGATGACCCCGATCAGCACCACGCTGGCATAGCCGCGCCAGCCGATGGCGAAGCCGCCGAACAGGGCCTCGATCTCGTCGCCGGCAGGTCCCGCCCGCCACAGCCGGGCGAGCGCGCCCCCGAGGCCGATCACCGCCAGCGCCGCCGCCGCCCCGATCGCGCCGCCGCGCAACCCCAAGCGGAAGAAGCGGCGCTGGAACTCGCGGGCGATGAAGTCGGCGTCCG
The sequence above is drawn from the Methylobacterium terrae genome and encodes:
- a CDS encoding YdcF family protein, with translation MPEPSAPWSLRRRLAVALAGTGLVAGLVLGLGFLAFVSGLARSERMPLGPSDGIVALTGGAQRIEDAMDLLAGGYGRRLLITGVNERTSREEIARLNPGQQHLIACCVDLDYRARNTIGNAIEIRRWMRENGFRSVAVVTSNYHMPRTLVELDHALADGHRVIPHPVVPEGIDPDQWWRHPASARLLASEYAKFLVAWVRTRFETDPEHSSAAVLVSRGHPVKMVAEPLVR
- the ptsN gene encoding PTS IIA-like nitrogen regulatory protein PtsN — its product is MPLLEFLKPEAVLPALRAQGKKQVLQELAAQAARHLPGLDEREIFETLLQRERLGSTGIGEGVAIPHGKLPGLDTLFGLMARLERPVDFEALDGQPVDIAFLLLAPEGAGADHLKALARVARVLREPGIIDRIRAARDADALYALLTQSPAQAA
- the rpoN gene encoding RNA polymerase factor sigma-54, whose amino-acid sequence is MGLLQRLEMRQGQALVMTPQLLQAIKLLQLSHLDLATYVDAELERNPLLERAEVEAAEPGEARSESFEAADASRDGGDGDGFDGEASAEPWLSHDLNPSRSEIEGDLGTRLDNVFPDDGPVGREAPAAGGEGLSLTPAPWSGTGGSFDGEAPDFEATLTSESSLHEHLSAQLELATRDPVERLVGGFLVDAVDEAGYLREDLAALAERLGVGLSVVERVLGIVQGFDPSGVGARDLAECLAIQLRELDRFDPAMQALVSRLDLVAKRDFAGLRRLCGVDEEDLADMLSELRRLDPKPGRAFGAGPVEVLVPDVFVRPAPDGSWLVELNSEALPRVLVNQSYYATVSRGAKTDTDKAFLSECLQTANWLTRSLEQRARTILKVASEIVRQQDGFFVNGVAHLRPLNLKTVADAIGMHESTVSRVTSNKSIGTSRGTFEMKYFFTAAIPGAAGAAAHSSEAVRYRIKQLIDAEADDVLSDDALVQRLRGEGVDIARRTVAKYRESLRIPSSIERRRERAAMPAR
- the hpf gene encoding ribosome hibernation-promoting factor, HPF/YfiA family, coding for MAALRVSGRGVDLGEALRTRVEERISAALAKYFDGAYNGHVTVARDGGAYRTDCVLHLPSGITLEASGTAHDANASFDQTADRIEKRLRRYKHRLKAHPNGHAKDAAVIDGLAPVDTAVMEAAYSVMESPEEDTGEHPPIIAESTRTLHRRTVSEAVVELDLTGVPVLVFVHAGTERVNVVYRRGDGAIGWIDPPERGTP